A window of bacterium genomic DNA:
TGAAGGAGATGGTCAGCCTTTGACAAGCGAATGCCCGATAACCGAGCGCTGAATCTGATTGGTGCCTTCGTAAATTTGCGTAATCTTCGCATCGCGCATGTATTTTTCAATCGGATAATCACGCATAAAGCCGTAGCCGCCGAAAATTTGCACGGCGTCGGTGGTGACTTTCATAGCCGTGTCGGATGCGTAGAGCTTGCTCATCGCGCTGTAGCGGCCGATGTCTTTGCTGCCTTTGTCAATGTGGCGCGCGGTGGCGTAAAGCAGTGCGCGAGCGGATTCAATAGATGTTGCCATGTCCGCAAGCATGAATTGAATCGCTTGCAAGTTCAGAATCGGGTGCCCGAACTGCACACGGTTCTTGGCATAATCCACGGCCAGATCAAACGCGCCTTGCGCGATGCCTAACGCTTGTGCGGCGACGCCGGGACGTGACTTGTCCAAAGTTTTCATGGCGACGATAAAGCCCTCACCTTCGCGGCCGATACGGTTGGCGGCGGGAACACGGCAATCTTCGAAGACGATTTCATTGGTGGCCGAAGCGCGAATACCCATTTTGTCTTCGTGCTTGCCGACCTTAAAACCGGGGTAATCGTCCTGCACGATAAAGGCGGTGGTGCCGCGCGACCCTTTGGTGGGATCGGTGACTGCAATCACGGTGTAGAGATGCGCCACGCCGCCGTTGGTGATGAAGATTTTTGTGCCGTTCAAAATGTAGTCATCGCCGTCACGCACTGCGCGTGTTCTCATCGAGCCTGCATCAGAACCTGCGTTGGGTTCAGTCAAGCCGAACGCCGCGAGATATTTTCCTTCTGCGAGTTCAGGTAAGTAACGCTTCTGCTGTTCTTCGTTCGCGCTCAAGAGGATCGGGAATGTACCGAGCGCGGATGCCGCGAGTGCGAGCGTGATACCGCCGCACGCTTTGGAGAGTTCTTCGGTGACAATGGCGAGTTCAAATACACCCATACCGAGGCCGCCGTGCTCTTCGGGAATGACGATTCCGAACAAGCCGGATTCGGCGAAAATCTTGACGATGTCCCACGGAAATGTTCCATCGCGGTCGTATTGCGCGGCAACGGGGCGGATTTTTTCTTCGGCGATTTTGCGGGCAAGATCGCGCAGGGCGAGCTGGTCTTCAGTCAGGAAATAGTCGAGTTCCATGGCGTGGCTATGCTCTTAATTGTTTACGATAGTATGTAAAGACAATGTATTGATTCCGCAAATGAGATAATAGTGAAAAAATACACAAACAAAATCGGACGAATTGAGGCGGAATTGCGGGGAAAACTGAAGTTGGAGGAAATGCACAGAGGTTGAAAGAGGAATAAGAAAAAGCCCGAGGCAATCACCTCGGGCTTTTATTATTCTATCGCGCCAGCGCAAACGGCGATTACATCTCGATCCACTTTTTCCAGTAGAACTCGCTGTCGGGCTCGTCGCAAAGGCGCTGGACGATT
This region includes:
- a CDS encoding acyl-CoA dehydrogenase family protein, with the protein product MELDYFLTEDQLALRDLARKIAEEKIRPVAAQYDRDGTFPWDIVKIFAESGLFGIVIPEEHGGLGMGVFELAIVTEELSKACGGITLALAASALGTFPILLSANEEQQKRYLPELAEGKYLAAFGLTEPNAGSDAGSMRTRAVRDGDDYILNGTKIFITNGGVAHLYTVIAVTDPTKGSRGTTAFIVQDDYPGFKVGKHEDKMGIRASATNEIVFEDCRVPAANRIGREGEGFIVAMKTLDKSRPGVAAQALGIAQGAFDLAVDYAKNRVQFGHPILNLQAIQFMLADMATSIESARALLYATARHIDKGSKDIGRYSAMSKLYASDTAMKVTTDAVQIFGGYGFMRDYPIEKYMRDAKITQIYEGTNQIQRSVIGHSLVKG